In one window of Amblyomma americanum isolate KBUSLIRL-KWMA chromosome 9, ASM5285725v1, whole genome shotgun sequence DNA:
- the LOC144104785 gene encoding uncharacterized protein LOC144104785 has translation MPRTRRWTLKMASPAEAEVKREQPDEYAEVRKAAAAEAAAVAEAPAAPAQPWALAMWPAAVLPHHLAAGGAAAQERSSDPEELFCLSLAARLKGLPPRERHMAMMKMLQTLHHLEFGENIGEAALGEP, from the exons ATGCCGCGAAC GAGGCGCTGGACGCTGAAGATGGCTTCTCCGGCCGAGGCCGAAGTCAAACGGGAGCAGCCTGACGAATACGCTGAAGTGCGCAAGGCCGCGGCAGCCGAGGCAGCGGCTGTGGCGGAGGCGCCAGCAGCACCAGCTCAACCCTGGGCTCTGGCCATGTGGCCGGCTGCCGTGCTGCCGCACCACCTGGCGGCGGGGGGCGCGGCGGCGCAGGAGCGCTCCTCGGACCCCGAGGAACTCTTCTGCCTCAGCCTGGCGGCGCGCCTCAAGGGACTACCGCCCCGCGAACGACACATGGCCATGATGAAGATGCTGCAGACACTGCACCACTTGGAGTTTGGCGAGAACATCGGAGAGGCCGCGCTCGGAGAGCCGTAG
- the LOC144103768 gene encoding uncharacterized protein LOC144103768, translated as MASFNEKLVQEVKKHTQLWDQHSKLHKEAGYREAAWMDIAAALDVTVEECQTRWRTLRDTYLKRKKRRRADPTGQWSVLDRELGFLDNFLRPRTRRWTLNAAAPAEVEVKREQPDENAEVREAAAVAAAAAAPQPWPLAMRPAAVLPHHLAAGGASTEELCSDPEELFCLSLAARLKRLPPRERHMARIKMLQTVHDLEFGENIGEAALGEP; from the exons ATGGCCTCCTTCAACGAGAAGCTCGTCCAGGAGGTGAAGAAACACACGCAGCTCTGGGACCAGCACTCCAAGCTGCACAAGGAGGCCGGCTACCGGGAGGCCGCCTGGATGGACATCGCCGCTGCACTGGATGTGACCG TGGAGGAGTGCCAGACCCGGTGGCGCACCCTCCGGGACACGTACCTCAAGCGCAAGAAGCGCCGACGCGCCGACCCAACGGGGCAGTGGAGCGTGCTGGACCGGGAGCTCGGCTTCCTCGATAACTTCCTGAGGCCGCGAAC GAGGCGCTGGACGCTGAACGCGGCGGCCCCGGCCGAGGTGGAAGTCAAACGGGAACAGCCCGACGAAAACGCCGAAGTGCGCGAGGCAGCGgctgtggcggcggcggcagcagcacctCAACCCTGGCCTCTGGCCATGCGGCCGGCTGCCGTGCTGCCGCACCACCTGGCGGCGGGGGGCGCTTCCACGGAGGAGCTCTGCTCGGACCCCGAGGAGCTCTTCTGCCTCAGCCTGGCTGCGCGCCTCAAGAGACTACCACCCCGCGAACGACACATGGCCAGGATTAAGATGCTGCAGACAGTGCACGACTTGGAGTTTGGCGAGAACATCGGAGAGGCTGCGCTCGGAGAACCGTAG
- the LOC144103770 gene encoding uncharacterized protein LOC144103770 has protein sequence MSILERKPNLAPSRQIQIIWVPAHSSHPGNEAAHDFARGFVNRAVACPNLQKCQTRWRTIRDTYLKRKKRRRSDATGQWSVLDRELGFLEDFLMPRTRRWTLKVASPAEAEVKREQPDEYAEVRKAAAAEAAAVAEAPAAPAQPWALAMWPAAVLPHHLAAGGAAAQERSSDPEELFCLSLAARLKGLPPRERHMAMMKMLQTLHHLEFGENIGEAALGEP, from the exons atgtctatTCTTGAGAGAAAGCCCAATCTAGCACCTAGCCGCCAGATTCAAATtatctgggtgcctgcgcactcgtccCACCCGGGAAACGAAGCAGCCCACgattttgcccgaggattcgtcaacCGGGCTGTGGCCTGCCCAAACC TGCAGAAGTGCCAGACCCGGTGGCGCACCATCCGGGACACGTACCTCAAGCGCAAGAAGCGCCGACGCTCCGACGCCACGGGACAGTGGAGCGTGCTGGACCGGGAGCTCGGCTTCCTCGAGGACTTCCTGATGCCGCGAAC GAGGCGCTGGACGCTGAAGGTGGCTTCTCCGGCCGAGGCCGAAGTCAAACGGGAGCAGCCTGACGAATACGCTGAAGTGCGCAAGGCCGCGGCAGCCGAGGCAGCGGCTGTGGCGGAGGCGCCAGCAGCACCAGCTCAACCCTGGGCTCTGGCCATGTGGCCGGCTGCCGTGCTGCCGCACCACCTGGCGGCGGGGGGCGCGGCGGCGCAGGAGCGCTCCTCGGACCCCGAGGAACTCTTCTGCCTCAGCCTGGCGGCGCGCCTCAAGGGACTACCGCCCCGCGAACGACACATGGCCATGATGAAGATGCTGCAGACACTGCACCACTTGGAGTTTGGCGAGAACATCGGAGAGGCCGCGCTCGGAGAGCCGTAG